One segment of Macrotis lagotis isolate mMagLag1 chromosome 1, bilby.v1.9.chrom.fasta, whole genome shotgun sequence DNA contains the following:
- the LOC141489172 gene encoding olfactory receptor OR51C1-like — protein MSILPNTTIISLTFLLTGIPGLEAYHTWFSIPFCFLYAIAISGNSMILYIIITNQNLHEPMYYLLSMLSATDMCLSLSTIPTTLGVLCLNIQKIGWNICISQMFFIHFLTVMESSVLLAMAFDRYIAICNPLRYATILTPSRIIQIGLMIVGRGTLIMIPLLLLLKRLSFCRDNILSHSYCYHPDIIKCSCSNIRVNSIYGLFALLSTSGLDAPLIGLSYMFIIHAVFNIASPEERYKAFNTCISHIGAVAIFYIPLIGLSAVHRWGKKAPPFVHTLMSNAFLLLPPVLNPVIYSVKTKQIRKAIIKVFLRKDY, from the coding sequence ATGTCAATTTTGCCAAATACGACAATCATATCTCTGACATTTCTGCTAACAGGCATCCCGGGTCTGGAAGCTTATCACACCTGGTTCTCTATTCCCTTTTGTTTCCTCTATGCCATTGCCATCTCTGGAAATAGCATGATCCTATACATCATCATCACCAATCAAAACCTTCATGAGCCCATGTACTATTTGCTGTCTATGCTATCAGCCACTGAcatgtgtctgtctctctctactaTACCAACTACTCTGGGTGTCCTTTGTCTTAATATTCAAAAGATTGGTTGGAATATTTGCATTAGCCAAATgttcttcattcatttccttaCTGTCATGGAGTCTTCAGTGCTCTTGGCCATGGCCTTTGACCGCTACATTGCCATCTGTAACCCACTCAGGTATGCAACCATTCTCACTCCAAGCAGGATCATCCAGATTGGACTGATGATAGTGGGAAGAGGGACTCTGATCATGATTCCACTCCTCCTGCTTCTTAAACGTCTGTCATTCTGTAGGGATAATATTCTTTCTCACTCTTACTGCTACCACCCTGATATAATCAAATGTTCTTGTTCTAATATCAGGGTCAACAGCATCTATGGACTTTTTGCACTCCTCTCTACATCTGGTTTGGATGCTCCTTTGATTGGTCTCTCCTATATGTTTATCATTCATGCTGTGTTCAACATTGCCTCCCCAGAGGAGCGGTACAAAGCTTTTAACACCTGCATTTCCCATATTGGTGCAGTGGCTATCTTCTACATCCCCCTCATTGGACTGTCTGCTgttcatagatggggaaagaaggCACCCCCATTTGTTCACACCTTGATGTCCAAtgctttcctccttcttcctccagtACTAAATCCAGTCATTTATAGTGTGAAAACCAAGCAGATCCGTAAGGCCATCATCAAGGTTTTCCTGAGAAAAGATTACTGA